A window from Festucalex cinctus isolate MCC-2025b chromosome 12, RoL_Fcin_1.0, whole genome shotgun sequence encodes these proteins:
- the pank2 gene encoding pantothenate kinase 2, mitochondrial produces MASNGHHQRDDDSADDEDETPTKKQTRSNKDVPGSGCLLRSEADKEAAAADPPAGHTPSPRRASDAMPRLRSDSVKKSRPPFPWFGMDIGGTLVKLVYFEPRDITAEEEQEEVENLKSIRRYLTSNTAYGTTGIRDVHLELRELTLCGRTGNLHFIRFPTHDLPAFLQMGRNKHFSSLHTSLCATGGGAYKFEADFRTMADLQLHKLDELDCLIRGVLYIDAVVSSGPSECYYFENPAEPERCVQRPYALENPYPLLLVNIGSGVSIMAVYSENNYKRVTGTSLGGGTFLGLCCLLTGCSTFEEALQMASQGESTRVDKLVRDIYGGDYERFGLPGWAVASSFGNMMSKEKRESVSKEDLARATLVTITNNIGSITRMCALNENIERVVFVGNFLRVNTLSMKLLAYAMDYWSKGQLKALFLRHEGYFGAVGALLELLHPS; encoded by the exons atggcgtCCAACGGGCATCACCAGCGCGATGATGACAGCGCGGACGACGAGGACGAAACGCCCACGAAGAAGCAGACGCGCTCCAACAAAGACGTGCCGGGCTCGGGCTGTCTTCTCCGGAGTGAGGCCGACAAGGAGGCAGCGGCGGCGGACCCGCCGGCCGGACATACTCCGTCGCCCCGCCGCGCCTCCGACGCGATGCCGAGGCTTCGCAGCGACTCCGTGAAGAAGAGCAGGCCGC CCTTCCCGTGGTTCGGCATGGACATCGGCGGCACGCTGGTCAAGCTGGTGTACTTCGAGCCGCGTGACATCAcggcggaggaggagcaggaggaggtgGAGAACCTGAAGAGCATCCGGCGCTACCTGACGTCCAACACGGCGTACGGCACCACGGGCATCCGCGACGTGCACCTGGAGTTGCGGGAGCTGACGCTGTGCGGCCGCACGGGCAACCTGCACTTCATCCGCTTCCCCACGCACGACTTGCCCGCCTTCCTGCAGATGGGCCGCAACAAGCACTTCTCCAGCCTGCACACCAGCCTCTGCGCCACCGGTGGCGGCGCCTACAAGTTTGAGGCCGACTTCCGCACG ATGGCCGACCTGCAGCTGCACAAGCTGGACGAGCTGGACTGCCTGATCCGTGGCGTGCTGTACATCGACGCCGTGGTGTCCAGTGGCCCGTCCGAGTGCTACTACTTCGAGAACCCGGCCGAGCCGGAGCGCTGCGTGCAGCGTCCGTACGCGCTGGAGAACCCGTACCCGCTGCTGCTGGTCAACATCGGCTCCGGCGTCAGCATCATGGCCGTCTACTCGGAGAACAACTACAAGCGGGTCACCGGGACCAG CCTAGGCGGCGGGACGTTCCTGGGCCTGTGCTGCCTGCTGACGGGCTGCTCCACCTTCGAGGAAGCTCTGCAAATGGCGTCGCAGGGCGAGAGCACCCGCGTGGACAAACTGGTCAGGGACATCTACGGAGGCGACTACGAGCGCTTCGGACTGCCGGGCTGGGCTGTGGCTTCCAG TTTTGGTAACATGATGTCCAAAGAGAAGCGCGAGTCGGTGTCCAAGGAGGACCTGGCCAGGGCCACGCTGGTCACCATCACCAACAACATCGGCTCCATCACGCGCATGTGCGCGCTCAACGAG AACATCGAGCGTGTGGTATTTGTGGGCAACTTCCTGCGCGTCAACACGCTGTCCATGAAGCTGCTGGCCTACGCCATGGACTACTGGTCCAAAGGTCAACTCAAGGCGCTCTTCCTGCGCCACGAG gGTTACTTTGGAGCCGTCGGAGCTCTGCTGGAGCTGCTGCATCCGTCCTGA
- the mavs gene encoding mitochondrial antiviral-signaling protein — protein sequence MSFAQDKLYDGYLRTNMPTIVSTVKVREIMVHLPCLTSHDRETIEAKREMCGNFNGMVLLLDCLKRRESWPEHFIRALEKCEHTTIAAEVRAEYDKLRGAGDSTPSSPPTTVVKAHVHPAPSAAHLPGPESSGPSQAAASPPSPPQVHAEPEAVPTPAAPEPPLATSAPETPPSPSPPPQAADRDHPEPEENSECAVEDAQAMTPEEVSFNCESAQATAASDVIESLPESPVDLDVAPSTPERAPVQETAPPVEEVTPVTAVTPPAEDMSEAPPPQTVIENCTETGSAPASPVEPAAPDPPSVCLSTPRKLTSVLPQDDPNSDAAGSGSSLEPPYSGDTDRLEISKDDDDDEDETRVNVVHVSQQPSALNLDGQRVVNGAAAAVQEPASPTVCPDEPEKPAPRGMLGANAKLMATAVGVGACALLLAWKLKH from the exons ATGTCGTTTGCTCAGGACAAGCTGTACGACGGTTACCTGCGCACCAACATGCCGACCATCGTCAGCACGGTCAAAGTGCGGGAGATCATGGTCCACTTGCCGTGTCTGACCTCTCACGACCGG GAGACCATCGAGGCCAAGCGCGAGATGTGCGGCAACTTCAACGGGATGGTGCTGCTGCTGGACTGCCTGAAGCGGCGCGAGAGCTGGCCCGAGCACTTCATCCGCGCTCTGGAGAAGTGCGAGCACACCACCATCGCCGCAGAGGTCCGCGCCGAGTACGACAAGCTCAGAGGCGCCGGCG ACTCCACCCCCAGCTCACCTCCGACCACCGTGGTGAAGGCTCACGTCCACCCGGCTCCGTCCGCCGCTCACCTCCCGGGACCCGAGTCCAGCGGCCCCAGCCAGGCTGCCGCttctcccccctcccctcctcaAGTCCACGCGGAGCCGGAGGCGGTCCCGACTCCTGCTGCCCCCGAACCTCCGCTTGCCACCTCCGCCCCGGAGACACCGCCCTCGCCCTCGCCTCCTCCGCAAGCGGCAGACCGGGATCACCCGGAACCCGAGGAAAACTCCGAATGTGCCGTCGAGGACGCCCAAGCGATGACACCTGAAGAGGTTTCGTTCAACTGCGAGTCCGCTCAGGCTACCGCCGCGTCCGACGTCATCGAAAGCCTGCCAGAAAGTCCCGTCGACTTGGATGTGGCCCCCTCGACCCCCGAGAGGGCCCCCGTGCAGGAAACCGCCCCGCCGGTGGAGGAGGTCACGCCTGTTACCGCAGTTACACCGCCGGCTGAAGATATGTCAGAAGCTCCGCCTCCACAG ACCGTCATCGAGAACTGTACAGAGACAGGAAGCGCGCCCGCGAGCCCCGTCGAACCCGCCGCGCCCGACCCGCCCTCAGTGTGCCTGAGCACGCCCCGCAAGCTTACCAGCGTCCTGCCGCAAGACGATCCGAACTCCGACGCCGCCGGATCCGGATCGTCGCTGGAGCCGCCATACTCTGGCGACACAGACCGTCTGGAAATAAGCAaggacgatgacgacgacgaggacgaaACGCGGGTCAACGTGGTGCACGTCTCCCAGCAGCCATCGGCGCTGAACCTGGACGGCCAGCGTGTGGTCaacggcgccgccgccgccgtccagGAGCCCGCCTCGCCGACTGTGTGCCCCGACGAACCTGAGAAGCCGGCCCCCCGCGGCATGCTGGGCGCCAACGCCAAGTTGATGGCGACGGCGGTGGGAGTGGGCGCCTGTGCACTGTTGTTGGCGTGGAAGTTGAAGCATTGA
- the LOC144031669 gene encoding G-protein coupled receptor 151 protein, which yields MDSDPNGTFVDFAGGVQLLDGDDIRTAVPALLLGVSVSGAAGNLLVLLVLARDFRAGRGSEAKALLASVAAADALLLLLCAPVRALAAYKQAWVLGRFPCATADWFQHSCLVAKTLLLAVSTRAKHTPEPATAAAAAPAQRGSWIAWAAALVWLLSMTLAVPQMLFAALEPRGGALMCVSRVPACASHFMALFYKVYPTAAYVAPVLFTVAYYTKSLHRALNYAPSPRRQSKVTLVLLCLSSTLGLALLPEWGTFTWVRLGYHKPPAGVRLFAQVLVYACSALSPVLLVSMYDDVRRGLAALCSVADACRGGAKAAAAVDGAPPKTTEGNGAELGGGGGANAVLANAEKTFPDVEHFWTGRRNTQVEEEQDPVPWEREEKML from the coding sequence ATGGATTCCGATCCGAACGGGACTTTCGTGGACTTCGCAGGAGGCGTCCAGCTCCTCGACGGCGACGACATCCGGACGGCCGTGCCGGCGCTGCTGCTCGGAGTGAGCGTGTCGGGCGCCGCGGGCAACCTCCTGGTGCTGCTGGTCCTCGCGCGCGACTTCCGCGCGGGCCGTGGCTCCGAGGCGAAGGCTCTGCTGGCCTCGGTGGCCGCCGCCGACGCGCTCCTCCTGCTCCTGTGCGCCCCGGTGCGCGCGCTCGCCGCCTACAAGCAAGCCTGGGTGCTCGGCCGCTTCCCGTGCGCCACCGCCGACTGGTTCCAGCACTCGTGCCTGGTGGCCAAGACGCTCCTGCTGGCGGTCAGCACCCGGGCCAAGCACACGCCGGagcccgccaccgccgccgccgccgcccccgcgcAGCGCGGCTCATGGATCGCGTGGGCCGCGGCGCTGGTGTGGCTGCTGTCCATGACGTTGGCCGTCCCGCAGATGCTGTTCGCCGCGTTGGAGCCGCGCGGCGGCGCGCTGATGTGCGTGTCCCGGGTGCCGGCGTGCGCGTCGCACTTCATGGCGCTCTTCTACAAGGTGTACCCGACGGCCGCCTACGTGGCCCCGGTGCTCTTCACCGTGGCCTACTACACCAAGAGCCTGCACCGGGCGCTCAATTACGCGCCGAGCCCGCGCCGCCAGAGCAAGGTGACGCTGGTGCTGTTGTGCCTGAGCAGCACGCTTGGGCTCGCGCTGCTGCCCGAGTGGGGCACCTTCACCTGGGTGCGGCTGGGATACCACAAGCCCCCCGCGGGGGTGCGACTGTTCGCCCAGGTGCTGGTGTACGCCTGCAGCGCGCTCTCGCCGGTGCTGCTGGTCAGCATGTACGACGACGTGCGTCGCGGTCTGGCCGCCCTCTGCAGCGTGGCGGACGCCTGCCGCGGGGGTGccaaggcggcggcggcggtggacgGAGCCCCTCCCAAGACCACCGAGGGCAACGGGGCCGAGCTGGGCGGCGGCGGAGGGGCCAACGCGGTGCTCGCCAACGCGGAGAAGACCTTCCCCGACGTGGAGCACTTTTGGACGGGGCGCAGGAACACGCAagtggaggaggagcaggacCCCGTCCCCTGGGAGAGAGAAGAGAAAATGCTCTAA